A single Corynebacterium stationis DNA region contains:
- a CDS encoding recombinase family protein produces MDNGTEPSLPLDIPEHSEVISGKKVGYARVSSKDQNLERQTAALKKEKCFRIFDDTVSGSSTDRPGLDGALKGLTPEK; encoded by the coding sequence ATGGATAATGGAACAGAACCGTCACTACCTCTAGACATTCCTGAACATTCCGAGGTTATTTCCGGGAAAAAGGTCGGCTATGCGCGGGTTAGCTCTAAAGATCAGAATCTGGAGCGGCAAACCGCAGCGTTGAAGAAAGAAAAGTGCTTTCGCATCTTCGACGATACTGTCAGCGGTTCGTCCACCGACCGTCCTGGGTTGGATGGGGCGTTGAAGGGCCTGACCCCCGAAAAGTAG
- a CDS encoding DDE-type integrase/transposase/recombinase yields the protein MEFIRTYRKRFGVEPICETLTAHGIAIAPSTFYAHQARGFGPSEAELDEAYDAHRIFRLWEGNRKVYGRRKLWKTAIRDGMTIGRDQVERLMKITGIHGVSRGMHCKKTTVAHPAHRRHPDLINRRWSHPTRPDQWWIADFTYVWTSKGFCYVAFIVDAYSRMILGWVVTRMVLMALEHALFSRKRTRMGFTATGIVHHSDAGAQGGFNRSSQHLDNGGVWWRGKTGLRRPEMRPRGFVGSGGQTGRCGRRCGRLDGLLRRGWCSGSSGG from the coding sequence GTGGAGTTCATCCGCACCTACCGGAAGCGCTTCGGGGTCGAGCCAATCTGCGAAACCTTGACTGCCCATGGCATCGCGATTGCCCCGAGCACCTTTTACGCCCACCAGGCCCGCGGCTTCGGCCCCTCAGAAGCTGAGCTGGATGAGGCCTACGATGCCCACCGCATCTTTCGGCTGTGGGAGGGAAACCGCAAGGTTTACGGCCGGCGCAAGCTCTGGAAGACCGCCATACGCGACGGCATGACCATCGGGCGTGACCAGGTCGAACGGCTGATGAAGATCACCGGCATCCACGGTGTCTCACGAGGGATGCACTGCAAGAAAACGACCGTGGCCCACCCTGCCCACCGTCGGCACCCGGACCTGATCAACCGGCGGTGGAGCCATCCGACGCGTCCGGATCAGTGGTGGATCGCGGACTTCACCTACGTGTGGACCAGCAAGGGATTCTGCTACGTCGCCTTCATCGTCGACGCGTACTCGCGGATGATCCTCGGCTGGGTGGTCACCCGGATGGTGCTCATGGCCCTGGAACACGCGTTGTTCAGCCGGAAACGGACGCGGATGGGCTTCACCGCCACCGGCATTGTCCATCACTCCGATGCCGGTGCGCAGGGTGGATTCAATCGGTCGTCGCAACACCTTGACAACGGAGGTGTTTGGTGGCGAGGAAAGACTGGATTGCGAAGACCGGAGATGCGCCCGAGAGGGTTCGTCGGCAGTGGCGGGCAGACCGGGCGCTGCGGCCGCCGATGCGGTCGCCTGGACGGCCTTCTCCGTCGCGGGTGGTGCAGCGGCAGTTCTGGCGGCTGA
- a CDS encoding cation diffusion facilitator family transporter, whose protein sequence is MSSHPSPRRSEQRLLERFMLLAIVMAIVTIGLKVVAAVLTGSVGFLSDALESGVNLVAAVVGLVALRIAARPADANHPFGHGKAEYVSALVEGAMIFVAATLIIFTSVQRLLSPQPLEQLGLGLVLTTLASGLNLIVGLVLLRAGKRYRSATLSADGHHLLTDVWTSAGVLVGIAAVAVTGWYWLDPVIALVVGANILWTGYRLLKQSLSGLLSAALPVEELETLTTALAGFRRDHGVIFAPPRTVESGRQRHIYLVMGVPGHWTVTVAHDVADQLEATVAGLFPGAETFIHVEPDSHVDQG, encoded by the coding sequence ATGTCATCTCACCCATCACCTCGCCGCAGCGAACAGCGCCTGCTGGAACGGTTCATGCTGCTGGCGATCGTTATGGCGATTGTCACCATTGGGCTCAAGGTCGTCGCGGCCGTGCTCACCGGCTCTGTCGGTTTTCTCTCGGATGCCCTGGAATCCGGGGTGAATCTTGTGGCCGCTGTCGTGGGGCTGGTAGCCCTGCGTATCGCTGCCCGCCCTGCCGATGCTAACCATCCTTTCGGCCACGGCAAGGCGGAATACGTCTCTGCCTTGGTCGAAGGTGCGATGATCTTTGTTGCCGCCACGTTGATCATCTTCACGTCTGTGCAGCGCTTGCTGTCCCCACAACCACTCGAGCAGCTCGGCCTGGGCCTGGTGCTGACCACCCTGGCCTCTGGCCTCAACCTGATCGTCGGGCTCGTCTTGCTTCGGGCGGGCAAACGATACCGCTCGGCGACTTTATCCGCGGACGGGCATCACCTGCTCACCGACGTATGGACCTCGGCAGGTGTCTTGGTTGGTATCGCCGCCGTTGCTGTGACCGGATGGTACTGGCTCGATCCTGTGATTGCCCTGGTCGTGGGGGCCAATATTCTCTGGACCGGCTATCGTCTGCTGAAGCAGTCCCTGAGCGGCCTGCTCAGTGCCGCCCTACCCGTTGAGGAGCTGGAGACACTCACCACCGCCCTGGCCGGGTTCCGCAGGGATCACGGCGTGATCTTCGCCCCGCCCCGGACCGTGGAGTCCGGTCGCCAGCGCCACATCTACCTGGTCATGGGCGTGCCCGGTCATTGGACCGTCACCGTCGCCCATGACGTCGCTGATCAGCTAGAGGCAACCGTTGCCGGTCTGTTCCCCGGGGCCGAGACCTTCATCCACGTCGAACCAGACAGCCACGTCGACCAAGGCTGA
- a CDS encoding cadmium resistance transporter produces MVTGLLGAVGLFIATNIDDIIVLSLFFARGAGQAGTTLRILAGQYLGFAGILAAAILVTLGADAFLPTEAIPYFGLIPLALGLWAAWQAWRGDDDDDDDAKVSGKNVSVLTVAGVTFANGGDNIGVYVPFFLNVDTATVIIYCVVFLILVAGLVLLAKFVATRPPIAEILERWEHVLFPIVLIGLGIFILVSGGAFGL; encoded by the coding sequence GTGGTAACTGGTCTCCTAGGGGCGGTTGGTCTGTTTATCGCCACCAATATCGACGACATCATCGTGCTCTCGCTATTCTTCGCCCGTGGGGCCGGCCAAGCAGGGACCACACTTCGGATCCTGGCCGGGCAGTACCTTGGTTTCGCGGGCATCCTCGCAGCCGCGATTCTGGTCACCCTAGGGGCGGATGCTTTCCTGCCCACCGAGGCGATCCCCTACTTCGGGCTGATCCCCCTGGCCCTGGGGCTGTGGGCGGCCTGGCAAGCCTGGCGGGGAGACGATGACGACGACGATGACGCGAAAGTCAGCGGAAAGAACGTAAGCGTCTTGACCGTCGCCGGGGTGACCTTTGCCAACGGTGGCGACAATATCGGCGTCTATGTCCCGTTTTTTCTCAACGTGGATACCGCCACCGTTATCATCTACTGCGTTGTCTTTCTGATTCTGGTGGCGGGCCTGGTCCTGTTGGCGAAGTTCGTGGCCACCCGTCCGCCCATCGCGGAGATTCTCGAACGCTGGGAGCATGTGTTGTTCCCTATCGTCTTGATCGGCCTGGGTATCTTCATCCTCGTCAGCGGCGGCGCCTTCGGCCTTTAA
- the cydC gene encoding thiol reductant ABC exporter subunit CydC: protein MLRLAGVRYREVVAGIAAGSITLISALTLTIVSGWLITKAWQMPPVLDLSVAVTAVRGLGISRAVFRYVDRLLSHRIALRALTTLRSRVFDALAFDHTGTGRGHLFTRGDGLVRLVADTERITDVIVRSVVPGGVALVLTVFAVAGATWLHPAAGLVLTLGFMVTGLITPWLAVRAARRSRRVFAEDNLDVALDELLDHRVEFAAAGLGAKREEWALTASRRSSDATVAAEKPLATSQVLITWSTGLAAALTVVVGALTYTGDPTWLGMMVLLPLAAFESHAQLSEAAIHADEASRSAHRLTDLVKESDTTSATDGGEATAWELDGCHLKATDLRCRFGDTTWQVDLPPGERMVIRGPSGCGKTTLLQTLGGLVPPRSGSVTLGGQRVPEIDPAALRKTVRVHAEDEWLFSTTIRQNLLVANPAASDGELWEVLHAVGLDDWLRETVGPVTDPLDLLLADGAGSLSSGQRRRLLLARALCSTAPVLLLDEPTEHIDAADADDLLDTLLAKPLPGPRTRRSVIVVTHRSDKQDGGNTEVGEVDIRRYADPVTEHP from the coding sequence ATGCTGCGCCTGGCCGGCGTGCGCTACCGCGAGGTCGTCGCGGGTATCGCTGCCGGTTCCATCACGCTGATCTCTGCGTTGACCCTGACGATCGTTTCCGGTTGGTTAATCACCAAGGCTTGGCAGATGCCACCGGTGCTGGACCTCTCGGTCGCGGTCACCGCGGTGCGCGGCCTGGGCATCTCCCGGGCAGTATTCCGCTACGTGGACCGGCTGCTCAGCCACCGCATCGCGCTGCGGGCCCTGACCACATTGCGGTCACGGGTCTTCGACGCGCTGGCTTTTGACCACACCGGCACCGGCCGAGGACACCTCTTCACCCGCGGTGACGGGCTGGTGCGCCTGGTCGCCGACACCGAACGCATCACTGACGTCATCGTCCGTTCTGTCGTCCCCGGTGGGGTGGCATTGGTGCTCACCGTGTTCGCGGTGGCCGGCGCTACCTGGCTGCACCCGGCAGCGGGCCTGGTCCTGACTCTCGGCTTCATGGTCACCGGCCTTATCACCCCGTGGCTGGCGGTGCGGGCGGCCAGACGTTCACGCCGAGTGTTCGCCGAGGACAACCTCGACGTGGCCCTGGATGAACTGCTGGACCACCGCGTCGAGTTCGCCGCCGCCGGCCTGGGGGCGAAACGCGAGGAGTGGGCCCTCACGGCGTCGCGACGCAGCAGCGACGCCACCGTCGCCGCCGAGAAACCGCTGGCCACCTCACAGGTCTTGATCACCTGGTCCACCGGTCTGGCGGCGGCGCTGACCGTGGTCGTTGGCGCGCTGACCTACACCGGGGACCCCACCTGGCTGGGCATGATGGTGCTGCTGCCGCTGGCCGCCTTCGAGTCTCACGCCCAGCTCTCAGAAGCTGCGATCCACGCCGACGAGGCCTCCCGCAGCGCCCACCGACTCACCGACCTGGTCAAAGAATCCGACACCACTTCGGCGACGGACGGCGGGGAGGCGACGGCGTGGGAGCTCGATGGCTGTCACCTTAAAGCCACCGACCTACGTTGCCGCTTCGGCGATACCACCTGGCAGGTGGATCTGCCACCCGGTGAGCGCATGGTCATTCGCGGCCCCAGCGGTTGCGGCAAGACCACACTGCTGCAGACCCTGGGTGGCCTGGTGCCACCACGCAGCGGTTCTGTCACGCTGGGAGGGCAACGTGTGCCGGAGATCGACCCGGCCGCGTTGCGGAAGACCGTCCGCGTGCACGCGGAGGACGAATGGCTCTTCTCCACCACTATCCGACAGAACCTCCTCGTGGCCAACCCGGCCGCCAGTGACGGGGAACTATGGGAGGTCCTGCATGCGGTGGGGTTAGATGACTGGCTGCGGGAGACTGTGGGACCGGTCACCGACCCGCTGGACCTGCTGCTTGCCGACGGCGCGGGTTCCCTGTCGAGCGGGCAGCGCCGCCGTCTGCTGCTGGCCAGGGCGCTATGTTCCACCGCGCCGGTGCTGCTGTTAGATGAGCCGACCGAACACATTGACGCGGCAGATGCCGACGACCTGCTGGACACCCTCCTGGCCAAGCCGCTACCCGGACCGCGGACCCGACGCAGCGTCATCGTGGTCACCCACCGGTCGGATAAGCAGGACGGCGGGAACACTGAAGTCGGAGAAGTAGACATCCGCCGCTACGCCGACCCGGTGACGGAGCACCCCTAA
- a CDS encoding vitamin K epoxide reductase family protein: MTHSPTAEDETEVLVTETNTDPSLPAVARNRPFALILLITGVIGWVASGILVLERLALYEDAEHVTTCDINALVSCGKVMGTWQSELLGFPNPLIGIVAFAVVITTAMAMLSGARFADWYWGALQAGVTVGLLFIVWLWYQALFVIHILCLYCMVVWAMMVPLFILLTVRNLAHGLFPASPAVVRFSSQWAGTLIAVIYVAVAASVFFSFYSDFITL, encoded by the coding sequence ATGACGCACTCACCCACCGCCGAAGACGAAACTGAGGTTCTCGTGACCGAGACGAACACTGACCCCTCTTTGCCGGCCGTCGCCCGGAACCGTCCTTTCGCCCTCATCCTGTTGATCACCGGTGTGATCGGATGGGTGGCCTCGGGCATCCTGGTGCTCGAACGCCTGGCCCTCTACGAGGACGCCGAACATGTCACCACCTGCGACATCAACGCGTTGGTTTCCTGTGGAAAGGTGATGGGCACCTGGCAGTCCGAACTGCTCGGCTTCCCCAACCCCCTGATCGGCATCGTCGCTTTCGCCGTGGTCATCACCACGGCGATGGCCATGCTATCCGGGGCCCGCTTCGCCGACTGGTACTGGGGGGCTCTGCAGGCAGGGGTGACCGTGGGCCTGCTGTTCATCGTCTGGTTGTGGTACCAGGCCCTGTTCGTCATCCATATTCTCTGCCTGTACTGCATGGTGGTGTGGGCCATGATGGTTCCGCTGTTCATCCTGCTTACCGTGCGCAACCTCGCTCATGGACTCTTCCCCGCTTCCCCTGCTGTGGTGCGGTTTTCCTCCCAATGGGCGGGCACCCTGATCGCCGTGATCTACGTCGCCGTCGCAGCCTCGGTGTTTTTCAGTTTCTACTCGGATTTCATCACTCTTTGA
- a CDS encoding ABC transporter ATP-binding protein/permease, translating to MQGPIDPRLLALVPPVWGLILRTGVLQALTTVLVLARGVLIGWIAARVILDRGADWDVLTWPVVALFVVIAVHGVVSGHAQRASSESVGRVVDTLRAKALTALRRRDPRRVQEESAHWREVLTDGIEDFRPYLSEFLPSLVAVVLATPAALVVVLVADPVSGILALVTVPLIPAFMVLIGKLTAAHTRRRLEVTAALGGQLADLLSGSLTLRALGAIRHPSRQLRSTGRRHEKATMSVLRLAFLSSFALEFLATLAVALVAVSIGLRLVDGNMELTAGLIALIVVPEVYNPIRQVGTNFHAAADGLAAVEEILELLDEDAKATDTSGAGADHRGRTYLTHRESPGDAQLTVTGLSVRGRDGMKPENLSFTAEPGTITVLYGDNGSGKSTVFLAVLGALPDDLVTGRVVAAPLVRTAYLPARPVLVQGSVEDNLVLLGAERGPATETARNLGFDVSLERRLGPAGEGISAGQGQRLALARTLAGGTGPTLYLLDEPSAHLSPELVEALSAELRRRATAGHTVVVASHDVRLAAIADEVVYL from the coding sequence GTGCAGGGACCCATTGACCCCAGACTCCTTGCTCTGGTTCCGCCGGTGTGGGGCCTGATCCTGCGTACCGGCGTTCTGCAGGCGCTCACCACCGTGTTAGTGCTCGCCCGCGGGGTGCTCATCGGCTGGATCGCAGCCCGCGTCATCTTGGACCGCGGCGCCGACTGGGACGTGCTGACCTGGCCAGTGGTGGCACTTTTCGTGGTCATTGCTGTCCACGGCGTCGTGTCCGGTCATGCGCAACGCGCCTCCTCGGAGAGCGTCGGACGGGTCGTGGATACGCTGCGGGCCAAGGCTCTGACCGCGTTGCGACGCCGCGATCCCCGCCGCGTGCAGGAGGAATCGGCCCACTGGCGTGAGGTACTCACCGACGGTATCGAGGACTTCCGGCCCTACTTGAGCGAATTTCTGCCCTCGCTGGTCGCCGTCGTGCTGGCTACTCCGGCCGCTTTGGTGGTGGTGCTGGTGGCGGACCCGGTCTCCGGAATCTTGGCGCTGGTGACGGTGCCGCTGATCCCGGCCTTCATGGTGTTGATCGGCAAGCTGACCGCCGCGCATACCCGACGCCGCCTGGAGGTGACCGCTGCTTTGGGCGGGCAGCTGGCGGATCTACTCTCCGGCTCGCTAACGCTGCGGGCGCTGGGAGCCATCCGTCATCCGAGTAGGCAGCTGCGGTCCACGGGGCGTCGCCATGAAAAGGCCACCATGTCGGTGCTGCGCCTGGCATTCCTCTCTTCCTTCGCCCTGGAGTTCCTGGCCACCCTCGCGGTGGCGCTAGTTGCTGTGAGCATCGGGCTGCGCCTGGTGGACGGGAACATGGAGTTGACCGCCGGGCTGATCGCGCTGATCGTGGTCCCGGAGGTGTACAACCCGATCCGGCAGGTGGGTACGAACTTCCACGCCGCAGCCGATGGGCTGGCCGCCGTCGAGGAGATCTTGGAGCTGCTGGATGAGGATGCCAAAGCAACCGACACATCCGGGGCCGGAGCGGACCACCGCGGCCGGACCTATCTGACCCACCGCGAATCACCTGGAGACGCCCAACTGACGGTCACCGGCCTCAGCGTGAGAGGCCGCGACGGCATGAAGCCGGAGAACTTGAGCTTCACCGCCGAACCTGGGACGATCACCGTGTTGTACGGCGACAACGGTTCCGGAAAATCCACTGTGTTCCTCGCCGTCCTGGGCGCGCTGCCGGATGATCTGGTCACCGGACGGGTCGTCGCTGCGCCGTTGGTGCGCACGGCCTATCTGCCGGCCCGGCCGGTACTGGTGCAGGGCAGCGTAGAGGACAACCTCGTGCTGCTGGGTGCGGAGCGTGGGCCGGCCACCGAAACCGCTCGGAACCTGGGCTTCGACGTGTCGCTGGAACGCCGCCTCGGACCGGCGGGGGAAGGCATCTCGGCGGGCCAGGGCCAACGCCTGGCCCTGGCGCGCACCCTGGCGGGCGGCACCGGCCCCACGCTGTATCTGCTGGATGAACCTAGCGCGCACTTGAGTCCGGAGCTGGTGGAGGCCCTCTCCGCTGAGCTGCGGCGGCGTGCAACGGCCGGACACACGGTGGTGGTGGCCAGTCATGACGTCCGGCTGGCCGCGATCGCGGATGAGGTGGTGTACCTGTGA
- a CDS encoding IS30 family transposase has protein sequence MATIGRPGLPKDQRQKVWDLWKTGSSLSEISREVGSPPGSIFSILLPRGGIYLPAQKHRPGSLTLAEREEISRGISAGMSCRAIARMLNRSASTISREINRNKGRQAYRAIDADDRSWRRARRPQRCTLAKNPVLRGYVAARLREDWSPEQIAGRLKITYSPTSRMQISHESIYKSLFIQSRGVLPKALQKRLRSRRPIRKARSNTTSGQWRSQIKDAVPISQRPAEGDDRAQIGHWEGDLVIGSGQSQIATVVERATRLTRVVHVHSRHAASVTAGLVRELRHLPDRAKRSLTWDRGMELAGHKEVAAGTGMKVYFADPHSPWQRGTNENTNRLLRQYFPKKSSMKGFSQADLDEVADKLNNRPRKVLGFRTPR, from the coding sequence ATGGCCACAATCGGACGGCCAGGCTTACCCAAAGATCAACGCCAGAAAGTCTGGGATCTATGGAAGACCGGTTCTTCCCTCAGCGAAATATCACGTGAAGTCGGTTCCCCGCCAGGATCAATCTTTTCCATTCTCCTGCCCCGGGGAGGGATTTATCTTCCCGCGCAGAAACACCGCCCAGGCTCTCTTACGCTGGCAGAGCGTGAAGAGATCTCCCGCGGTATAAGCGCCGGGATGTCCTGCCGCGCCATTGCCCGGATGCTCAACCGCTCGGCGTCGACCATCAGCCGCGAAATCAACCGCAACAAGGGCCGTCAGGCTTACCGCGCCATCGATGCCGATGATCGATCTTGGCGCCGTGCCCGACGACCGCAACGCTGCACACTCGCCAAGAACCCGGTCCTGCGCGGATACGTGGCCGCGCGCCTGCGTGAAGACTGGTCACCGGAACAGATCGCCGGACGACTCAAGATCACCTACTCTCCCACCTCGCGGATGCAGATCTCTCACGAGTCGATCTACAAATCACTGTTCATCCAGTCCAGGGGTGTGTTGCCGAAAGCCCTGCAGAAACGTCTCCGTTCCCGCCGGCCGATCAGGAAGGCACGCTCCAACACGACCAGTGGGCAGTGGCGCTCCCAGATCAAAGACGCCGTGCCGATCTCCCAGCGCCCGGCGGAGGGAGATGACCGGGCCCAGATCGGGCACTGGGAGGGAGATCTCGTCATCGGCTCCGGTCAGTCGCAGATCGCTACGGTGGTCGAACGCGCGACTCGGTTGACGCGGGTTGTGCACGTCCACTCCCGTCATGCGGCATCCGTGACAGCAGGACTCGTTCGTGAATTGCGGCATCTGCCGGATAGGGCGAAGCGGTCGTTGACGTGGGACCGGGGAATGGAATTGGCCGGTCATAAAGAAGTCGCTGCCGGTACGGGGATGAAGGTGTATTTCGCTGATCCTCATTCCCCGTGGCAACGTGGAACAAACGAGAATACTAACCGGTTGTTGCGGCAGTACTTTCCGAAGAAGTCATCGATGAAGGGCTTCAGTCAGGCCGATCTTGATGAGGTCGCTGACAAGCTCAACAACCGTCCCCGCAAGGTTCTCGGGTTCCGTACCCCCCGCTGA
- a CDS encoding vitamin K epoxide reductase family protein — protein MTHPATAEDENEVLMTETNDHPTLPGFTRHRPFALILLVTGMVGWVASGILVLERLALYEDAEHVTTCDLNALVSCGKVMGTWQSELFGFPNPLIGIVAFAVVITTAMAMLSGSRLGDWYWAGLQAGVTVGMLLIIWLWYQALFVIHILCLYCMVVWAMMIPLFILLTVRNLAHGLFPASPAVVRFASQWAGTLIAVVYVAVAASVFLSFYSDFTSL, from the coding sequence ATGACGCACCCAGCCACCGCTGAAGATGAAAATGAGGTCCTCATGACCGAGACGAACGACCACCCGACCCTGCCGGGTTTCACCCGCCATCGACCTTTCGCCCTCATCCTGCTGGTCACCGGGATGGTCGGCTGGGTCGCCTCAGGGATCCTGGTGCTCGAGCGCCTGGCCCTCTACGAGGACGCCGAGCACGTCACCACCTGCGACCTCAACGCCCTGGTCTCCTGTGGAAAGGTGATGGGCACCTGGCAGTCCGAGCTGTTCGGCTTCCCCAACCCGTTGATCGGGATTGTCGCCTTCGCCGTGGTCATCACCACCGCGATGGCCATGCTGTCCGGGTCCCGGCTCGGCGACTGGTACTGGGCTGGTCTGCAAGCCGGGGTGACCGTTGGCATGCTGTTGATCATCTGGCTGTGGTACCAGGCCCTGTTTGTCATCCACATCCTGTGCCTGTACTGCATGGTGGTGTGGGCGATGATGATTCCGCTGTTCATCCTGCTGACCGTGCGCAATCTCGCCCACGGGCTTTTCCCCGCCTCCCCTGCTGTGGTGCGGTTTGCCTCCCAGTGGGCCGGAACCCTGATCGCCGTGGTCTACGTCGCCGTCGCTGCCTCGGTGTTTCTCAGCTTCTACTCCGATTTCACCAGCCTCTAG
- a CDS encoding recombinase family protein, with protein MGHDFGYARVSTGDQDARLQHDALTAAGCYRIFTDTASGSLESRPEFDKLLDQLRPGDTLVVWRLDRLGRSIRHLIDQLAGLQERGVEFRSLQENIDTSFSGGRLIFHIFASLAEFERDLIRERTKAGLEAARARGRTGGRPPSLSGDKLRTARKLYEQKDMTVAQIGEVLGVSRTTVYRALRKETGVLPTRQKDPSKST; from the coding sequence ATGGGACATGATTTCGGCTACGCCCGGGTCTCCACCGGCGACCAGGACGCCCGACTCCAACACGACGCTCTCACTGCGGCCGGCTGCTACCGGATTTTCACCGACACCGCCTCCGGATCGTTGGAGTCGCGTCCTGAATTCGACAAGTTGCTCGATCAACTTCGCCCCGGTGACACGTTGGTGGTCTGGCGCCTGGATAGATTGGGCCGGTCAATTAGGCATCTGATTGATCAACTCGCCGGCCTCCAGGAGCGGGGAGTGGAGTTTCGGTCGCTGCAGGAAAACATCGACACTTCCTTCTCCGGCGGGCGACTTATCTTCCACATCTTCGCCTCACTGGCAGAGTTTGAGCGTGACCTGATCCGGGAGCGGACCAAGGCCGGGCTTGAGGCTGCCCGGGCCCGCGGCCGTACCGGCGGCAGGCCGCCCTCCTTGTCCGGGGATAAGTTGCGCACCGCACGGAAACTCTACGAACAAAAAGACATGACTGTCGCTCAGATCGGTGAAGTTCTGGGAGTTAGCCGCACCACCGTCTACCGGGCGCTGCGCAAAGAAACTGGGGTATTACCTACGCGGCAGAAGGACCCCTCGAAGTCCACATAA
- the cydB gene encoding cytochrome d ubiquinol oxidase subunit II, translated as MDLQTLWFIVIAFLFVGYFVLEGFDFGVGMLLPFLGGDGEERARRRDAVATSIGPVWNGNEVWLIVAVGGMFAAFPEWYATMFSGFYLPLLLILLSLILRGVALEWRVKVDTQAWRDRCDIGLAIGSWVPAIFWGVAFANIVQGVAIDANRQIDSSLTAMFGLFNPYGLLGAGTFVLVFMVHGATFLGLKVHEPLRSRAHRLAQRLTIPTAVVAVGFAVWTQLAHGDPVIWIAVGVLALCVLIGSVAIMRGHDGLAFAATAVAVATLVVQIFVTLFPNVMPTSLPGGVSLDIYNASSSDYTLVFLSWGVLILVPFILAAQGWTFWSFAKRITV; from the coding sequence ATGGATCTGCAGACCTTGTGGTTCATCGTGATCGCTTTCCTGTTCGTCGGTTATTTCGTCCTGGAGGGTTTCGACTTCGGTGTCGGTATGCTTCTGCCCTTCCTGGGCGGTGACGGTGAGGAGCGTGCGCGGCGTCGCGACGCGGTGGCCACTAGCATCGGACCGGTGTGGAACGGCAACGAGGTGTGGCTTATCGTGGCGGTGGGTGGCATGTTCGCAGCCTTCCCTGAGTGGTACGCCACGATGTTTTCCGGTTTCTATCTCCCGTTGCTGCTCATTTTGCTCTCCCTAATCCTGCGGGGCGTCGCCCTGGAGTGGCGCGTCAAAGTCGACACCCAGGCCTGGCGGGACCGCTGCGATATCGGGTTGGCTATCGGCAGTTGGGTGCCAGCGATTTTTTGGGGTGTAGCCTTCGCCAATATCGTCCAGGGCGTGGCGATCGACGCCAACCGGCAGATCGATTCCAGTCTGACCGCGATGTTTGGCCTGTTCAATCCCTACGGTCTGCTGGGAGCGGGGACCTTCGTTCTGGTGTTCATGGTGCACGGCGCGACCTTTTTGGGGCTCAAGGTGCACGAACCGTTGCGCAGCCGGGCCCATCGCCTAGCCCAACGGCTGACTATCCCGACAGCCGTGGTGGCCGTCGGGTTCGCGGTATGGACTCAGCTGGCACATGGTGATCCCGTCATCTGGATCGCGGTGGGTGTGCTCGCACTGTGCGTGCTCATCGGTTCGGTGGCCATCATGCGGGGCCACGACGGCCTCGCGTTCGCGGCCACTGCCGTGGCTGTGGCCACCCTGGTGGTGCAGATTTTCGTCACCTTGTTCCCGAACGTGATGCCTACCTCCCTGCCGGGCGGGGTGTCTCTGGACATCTATAACGCCTCTAGTTCGGACTACACGCTGGTCTTTTTGTCCTGGGGTGTGCTGATCCTGGTGCCGTTCATCCTGGCCGCTCAGGGCTGGACCTTCTGGTCCTTCGCCAAGCGGATCACGGTGTGA
- the cmtR gene encoding Cd(II)/Pb(II)-sensing metalloregulatory transcriptional regulator CmtR — MLTIATRLDVMNRLGRAMSDPSRSRILLALLDGPAYPADLARELELTRSNVSNHLTCLRDCGIVVAEPQGRKTRYEIVDAHLVQALNSLLDTTLAADENAPCIDSACDVPGCATGEGNRKW, encoded by the coding sequence ATGCTGACTATTGCTACACGCTTGGACGTGATGAATCGATTGGGCCGGGCGATGTCCGATCCCTCCCGATCCCGTATTCTCCTGGCCCTGCTGGACGGCCCGGCCTACCCGGCCGATCTCGCCCGGGAGCTGGAACTGACGCGGTCAAATGTGTCAAACCACCTCACTTGCCTACGGGACTGCGGAATTGTGGTCGCCGAACCGCAGGGGCGGAAGACCCGCTACGAGATCGTCGACGCCCATCTTGTCCAGGCGTTGAACTCACTGCTGGATACCACTCTGGCTGCCGACGAGAATGCCCCGTGTATTGACTCGGCATGTGACGTGCCCGGGTGTGCCACCGGAGAGGGGAACAGGAAGTGGTAA